Genomic segment of Mycoplasmopsis edwardii:
AGCTATTAAAAGAGTTGGTTTAGAGCTTTCTGAATTAATTAGTCATGATAGATTGAATAATAATGTAATTTCTTGAGGAACAAGTGAGTCGCTTTGATTTCAAAAAATTGGAAAAACAAGAGCAACAATTGCTATTGAACACATCTTCAAACAAAAGCCACCTTTAGTGATTTTATCTAAAAGTGTTGCTAAACCTGCCTTAAATTGAATTGTTGCAGCTGGGGATAAATACGGAGTTCCTATTTGCCTTTCAGAAGTTAATACATCATTAATTTCAACAAACGTTGGTTCATACTTAAACAACTACTTCTTAGATGAAACTCAAGTTCATGCTTGTTTAGTTCTAATAGGAGGAACGGGAGTTCTAATTATTGGACAAAGTGGTGTTGGTAAATCTGAAGCTGCATTAGAATTAGTTCAAAGAGGTCATGTTTTAATTAGTGATGACTCTGTTTTAATCCGCGATGGTGGAAACATCTTTATTGGTAGATCACCAAAAATTACGCAAAACATGCTTGAGGTTCGTGGTATTGGTATGATTGATGTTAAATACATGTATGGAGTCAAATCGGTAGCCACTTCATCCGTTATTGATTTAGTAGTAGAACTTGTAAAAACTGAGCGTCAAAATGAACTTGATAGATTAGGAC
This window contains:
- the hprK gene encoding HPr(Ser) kinase/phosphatase, which gives rise to MKKKKVSVKELLDFFGWRILNNDKENINYSYIYQPAIKRVGLELSELISHDRLNNNVISWGTSESLWFQKIGKTRATIAIEHIFKQKPPLVILSKSVAKPALNWIVAAGDKYGVPICLSEVNTSLISTNVGSYLNNYFLDETQVHACLVLIGGTGVLIIGQSGVGKSEAALELVQRGHVLISDDSVLIRDGGNIFIGRSPKITQNMLEVRGIGMIDVKYMYGVKSVATSSVIDLVVELVKTERQNELDRLGLDFLKYPIFGRSINKIQIPIKEGGSAASLIETAVGFYLSKRDGLNVIAEMEKRRLEEDE